One segment of Verrucomicrobiia bacterium DNA contains the following:
- the dnaG gene encoding DNA primase → MPGLIPEPVLEQIRQNNDVVEVIGSYFPLKRAGANFRALCPFHKEKTPSFNVNPSKQIWHCFGCGEGGNVFSFVMKYENVDFLTAVRRLAERAGIKLEYEERAGDPGRDQKDQLLVLHEVAANFFHHNLMKEPSAAVAREYLKNRGITAETAKKWRLGYSPDAWDGLIQHAATKKLAAELLAAGGLALQRDRGDGFYDRFRGRLMFPICDEQGRAVGFSGRILTDAKDQPKYVNSPETPIFQKGRILFALDKAKRAILDEKYAIVCEGQVDTISCHEAGVENVVAPQGTALTEQHARILKRYAEEVVLMFDADAAGQNAIVRSAGPLWDAGVVIRVAVLPPRHDPDSYVKAFGGEKLKELVTKAPSFFLYLLDRLSQQHDPRTERGKLQIARQMAEWLARIPTPILLATYAQQTARRLDIGEDVLRKEVTKLTGSRRDRTGIAGGDDELNDAADIDEERPRGLPAEEMLLRTMLADERIIEIAAERLDLAWLSNSLAGQTIQDALRLYNGRNWNGPNSLLNQPQSDQTSRLVSELLLNQESVKQPEAAAADCLATLEQRWMKQRLGELRRQLQQPGLSAADSAPLHQQLLDLDSRLRHIATFLKGKP, encoded by the coding sequence GTGCCCGGTTTAATTCCTGAACCTGTTCTCGAGCAAATTCGCCAAAACAACGACGTTGTCGAGGTGATCGGCTCCTACTTCCCACTGAAACGGGCGGGTGCGAACTTTCGCGCCCTCTGCCCATTCCACAAGGAGAAGACCCCGAGTTTCAATGTGAATCCGTCAAAGCAAATCTGGCACTGCTTCGGCTGCGGCGAAGGCGGCAACGTGTTCAGTTTTGTGATGAAGTACGAGAACGTCGACTTCCTTACCGCAGTCCGCCGCCTGGCCGAACGCGCCGGTATCAAGCTGGAATACGAGGAACGCGCCGGTGACCCGGGTCGTGACCAGAAGGATCAGCTTTTGGTGCTGCACGAAGTTGCCGCGAATTTTTTCCATCACAATCTCATGAAGGAACCGAGCGCCGCGGTCGCGCGCGAGTACCTGAAGAATCGCGGCATCACCGCTGAGACAGCCAAGAAATGGCGGCTCGGCTACTCGCCCGATGCCTGGGACGGGCTGATCCAGCATGCTGCAACGAAGAAACTTGCCGCGGAATTGCTGGCCGCGGGGGGCCTGGCTTTACAACGTGACCGGGGCGATGGATTCTACGACCGGTTTCGCGGGCGGTTGATGTTTCCGATTTGTGACGAGCAAGGGCGTGCGGTCGGGTTCAGCGGTCGCATCCTGACCGATGCCAAGGACCAGCCAAAGTACGTCAACTCGCCGGAAACGCCGATTTTCCAGAAAGGCCGCATCCTCTTCGCACTCGACAAGGCCAAGCGTGCGATTCTCGACGAAAAATATGCGATCGTCTGTGAAGGACAGGTCGATACGATCTCCTGCCACGAGGCGGGCGTTGAAAACGTGGTTGCGCCACAAGGCACCGCCCTCACCGAACAACACGCGCGCATCTTGAAGCGCTACGCCGAAGAGGTCGTGTTGATGTTCGATGCCGACGCGGCCGGCCAGAACGCCATCGTGCGTAGCGCCGGGCCGTTGTGGGATGCGGGCGTGGTCATCCGCGTGGCGGTCCTGCCGCCCAGGCACGACCCCGACAGCTACGTGAAAGCCTTCGGCGGGGAAAAGCTAAAGGAGTTGGTTACCAAGGCGCCCAGTTTTTTTCTGTATCTGCTCGACCGACTTTCACAGCAGCACGACCCGCGGACGGAGCGTGGCAAGCTGCAGATTGCGCGGCAAATGGCTGAATGGCTGGCGCGCATTCCGACGCCGATCCTGTTGGCGACGTATGCGCAGCAAACCGCCAGGCGCCTCGACATCGGCGAAGACGTCCTTCGCAAGGAGGTCACGAAACTGACGGGTAGTCGACGCGACCGCACAGGCATTGCCGGCGGTGACGATGAGTTGAATGACGCGGCAGACATCGATGAGGAACGACCGCGCGGGTTGCCGGCGGAGGAGATGCTGTTGCGAACGATGCTGGCGGATGAACGCATCATTGAGATAGCCGCGGAACGCTTGGATTTGGCGTGGTTGAGTAACAGCCTCGCGGGGCAAACAATCCAGGACGCGTTACGCCTCTATAATGGACGGAACTGGAACGGGCCGAACTCGCTCCTCAACCAACCGCAGAGCGATCAGACGAGTCGGCTCGTCTCGGAGTTGCTGTTGAACCAGGAATCTGTCAAACAGCCGGAAGCGGCTGCAGCGGATTGCCTTGCGACGCTGGAGCAGCGCTGGATGAAGCAGCGCCTGGGCGAGTTGCGGCGGCAATTGCAGCAGCCCGGTTTGAGCGCGGCAGATTCAGCCCCGCTGCACCAACAGTTGCTTGACTTGGACTCCAGACTGCGGCATATTGCCACGTTTTTGAAGGGGAAACCGTAG
- a CDS encoding CvpA family protein, translating into MLNWYDIVVVGALFYGVWSGIHSGLTGEIIRVIGLVLMIVVALVFHESVGDWLRMSSSLSDETAQLVAFVGIAVVVYLITLGIRLKTHQRMQELKVGALLENVGGGFAGVIRMAVIMAWVTMVLSLSTSGFLADQVGMNSRFGSLVLDQLPALRAMMNHGGLLPKASRPPDLPHEENSPTNTQHSETVTQ; encoded by the coding sequence ATGCTGAACTGGTACGACATCGTGGTGGTCGGCGCCCTGTTCTACGGCGTGTGGAGTGGTATCCATTCCGGCTTGACGGGTGAAATCATCCGCGTCATAGGGCTGGTGTTGATGATCGTGGTTGCCTTGGTGTTCCACGAATCCGTGGGCGACTGGCTCCGCATGAGTTCTTCGCTGTCCGACGAGACGGCGCAGCTTGTTGCTTTTGTGGGCATCGCCGTGGTGGTTTACTTGATCACGTTGGGAATCCGTCTGAAGACCCACCAGCGGATGCAGGAACTGAAGGTCGGGGCACTGTTGGAAAACGTGGGTGGTGGTTTCGCGGGGGTGATTCGGATGGCGGTGATTATGGCATGGGTGACGATGGTCCTGAGCCTGTCGACGAGCGGTTTCCTGGCCGATCAGGTCGGTATGAACTCCCGTTTTGGATCTCTGGTTCTCGACCAACTCCCAGCGTTACGAGCAATGATGAACCATGGCGGGCTGTTGCCGAAGGCGAGCCGACCGCCGGATCTGCCCCACGAGGAAAACAGCCCGACCAATACGCAACATTCAGAAACGGTTACTCAATAA
- a CDS encoding DUF1570 domain-containing protein, with protein MRSLLAALALAGTTATRAQDTTAPFVGNFPNVTEGRYQVFAQSGHQMAFEVNMFMNQMLRQYEKFFSNWGGKPGARVIVFDNVTDFRNYAGNVVSLTHAGLAGYCHLKTDEAGNQFYEVVSYQDPNLWRVLAHEGFHQFIGYELGLQVPTWLNEGTAQYFETSFITGSHFNVGQVSRTKLLYAQALILNKKAPPIAQLVSWDQPTFYANANVAYPMSWALVYYLLNSNNDRYEQSRFRRYLQDLKFGNDSVRSLQREFGSDINRWQADFEDYILHLKPQTD; from the coding sequence ATGAGGAGCCTACTGGCGGCCCTTGCACTGGCGGGGACGACGGCGACACGCGCGCAGGACACGACCGCGCCGTTTGTCGGCAATTTCCCCAACGTCACCGAGGGACGCTACCAGGTCTTCGCGCAGAGCGGACACCAAATGGCGTTCGAGGTCAACATGTTCATGAACCAGATGCTGCGCCAGTATGAAAAGTTCTTCAGCAACTGGGGCGGCAAACCCGGCGCGCGCGTGATCGTGTTCGATAACGTCACGGATTTTCGTAACTATGCCGGGAACGTGGTCTCGTTGACTCATGCGGGCCTCGCGGGTTACTGTCATCTCAAGACCGATGAGGCGGGCAACCAGTTCTATGAAGTGGTGTCGTACCAGGACCCGAACTTGTGGCGCGTGCTGGCGCACGAGGGGTTTCACCAATTCATTGGATACGAACTCGGACTACAGGTCCCAACGTGGCTGAATGAGGGCACGGCGCAGTATTTTGAAACCAGCTTCATCACGGGTTCGCATTTCAACGTGGGCCAGGTCAGCCGCACGAAGCTGCTGTACGCGCAGGCACTGATCCTCAACAAAAAGGCGCCGCCGATTGCGCAGTTGGTTTCCTGGGACCAACCCACCTTTTATGCGAACGCCAATGTCGCCTACCCGATGAGTTGGGCACTCGTCTATTACCTGCTGAATTCGAACAATGACCGGTACGAGCAGAGCCGGTTTCGCCGTTATCTACAGGACCTGAAGTTTGGTAATGACAGTGTCCGAAGCTTGCAAAGGGAGTTTGGGTCGGACATCAACCGCTGGCAGGCCGACTTTGAAGACTACATCTTGCACCTGAAACCCCAGACGGATTGA
- the lysS gene encoding lysine--tRNA ligase, whose amino-acid sequence MFSVARAGDCGYSSHGMEPQGELTKPRLEKRQKLLELGIDPYGGRYEVSESIGSARANATPDREVRLAGRVLSHRDMGKSLFADIKDSTAKIQIYVQKQALGEEQFDLFKHFIDLGDIVGVSGKLFTTHAGELTVKVESVTLLSKAIQPLPKEWYGIKDVETRLRQRYLDLILNERSRETFLARSRIVAEMRKFLDARGFMEVETPMMQPLAGGATAKPFETHHEALNIDLFLRVAPELYLKRLLVGGFERIYEINRNFRNEGISRRHNPEFTMLEVYQAYGDYESMMDLAQGMIVSVAEAITDSLLIRRADGQEIDLTPPWRRVTYRELVEERIGNEWFTLTPEDRKAQAITMGVEVTANTPDYEVTNSIFEKIIEPSLMNPTFVTHLPAELVVLAKPNRQDPSVVDVFELIINGQEIAPAYSELNDPVVQRERLLSQAEGHAEKLDEDFLLALEHGMPPAGGMGMGIDRLVMMLTGAESIRDVILFPLMRPHT is encoded by the coding sequence ATGTTTAGCGTTGCCCGCGCCGGGGACTGCGGCTATTCTTCGCACGGCATGGAACCCCAGGGTGAACTAACCAAACCACGTTTGGAAAAACGGCAGAAGCTGTTGGAGCTGGGGATCGACCCATACGGCGGGCGATACGAAGTGAGCGAATCGATCGGCTCCGCGCGCGCGAATGCCACACCCGACCGTGAGGTGCGGCTGGCCGGGCGCGTATTGAGCCACCGCGACATGGGCAAAAGCCTCTTCGCGGACATCAAGGACTCCACTGCGAAGATCCAAATTTACGTCCAGAAGCAGGCATTGGGCGAAGAGCAATTCGATCTCTTCAAACATTTCATCGATCTCGGCGACATCGTGGGCGTTAGCGGCAAGCTGTTCACGACCCATGCGGGCGAGTTGACCGTCAAGGTGGAGAGCGTGACGTTGTTGAGCAAGGCAATCCAGCCGCTCCCGAAGGAATGGTACGGCATCAAGGATGTCGAAACACGCTTGCGTCAACGCTATCTTGACTTGATCCTCAATGAAAGGTCCCGCGAGACGTTCCTGGCGCGCAGTCGGATCGTGGCGGAGATGCGCAAGTTTCTCGACGCGCGCGGCTTCATGGAAGTCGAAACGCCGATGATGCAGCCGCTTGCGGGCGGCGCGACGGCCAAGCCGTTCGAGACACATCACGAAGCCCTGAATATTGACCTATTCCTGCGGGTGGCGCCTGAGCTTTATCTCAAGCGATTGCTCGTCGGTGGTTTCGAGCGTATCTACGAGATCAACCGCAATTTTCGCAACGAAGGCATCTCGCGCCGCCATAATCCCGAGTTCACGATGCTCGAGGTCTATCAGGCGTATGGCGATTACGAGTCGATGATGGACCTGGCGCAGGGAATGATCGTGTCGGTCGCGGAGGCCATCACGGATTCATTGCTTATCCGCCGCGCCGATGGCCAGGAGATCGACCTGACGCCCCCGTGGCGTCGCGTGACGTACCGCGAGTTGGTCGAGGAGCGAATTGGCAACGAGTGGTTCACGCTCACGCCCGAGGATCGCAAGGCCCAAGCGATCACAATGGGAGTTGAAGTGACCGCCAATACGCCCGATTACGAAGTGACCAACTCGATTTTCGAAAAGATTATCGAGCCGTCGCTCATGAATCCCACGTTCGTGACACATCTCCCCGCCGAGTTGGTCGTGCTCGCAAAACCCAACCGCCAGGACCCAAGTGTCGTGGACGTGTTCGAGCTGATTATCAACGGCCAGGAGATTGCCCCCGCGTACTCTGAACTGAACGATCCCGTTGTCCAACGGGAGCGTTTACTGTCCCAGGCGGAAGGACACGCCGAGAAGCTTGACGAGGATTTTCTCCTGGCGCTGGAGCACGGCATGCCGCCAGCCGGCGGGATGGGCATGGGGATCGACCGGCTGGTCATGATGCTCACAGGCGCAGAAAGCATCCGCGATGTGATCCTCTTCCCGCTGATGCGGCCGCACACATGA
- a CDS encoding ABC transporter permease — MTRLPFELFLGLRYLKPKRTFVSVITLISLSGVAIGVWVLIVVIAVMSGFDRELREKLMGMHAYVTVTSGGLIEHSDRLLQTVLETPHVKAASPFAMGLVMIEFERRRTTPYLKGIDPQREVTVSQLGSYIKEGRLDLIGDKVVIGRELASQYGIFLGDKITVYSPRNLEKKGEEVYLPMELTVTGIFESGMYEYDVGLIFTSLETAQELYSLGNAIHGIEIRTDDPINGSREVADALNKQLARPLRAQTWAELNRRLLGAIQVEKTTMFFILILVTVVAAFCIMCTLITVAVQKTREIGIIKSLGGSSSKILRIFLLQGFFVGVVGMTVGVALGLLTIENINVIRSFLSHVFGVELFPPDIYNFTQIPAYLTMRDLLVIGASAVGICTLGGVIPAWWAARLEPVEALRYE; from the coding sequence ATGACACGACTGCCCTTCGAGCTTTTTCTCGGGCTCCGCTATCTCAAACCCAAGCGCACGTTCGTTTCCGTCATCACGCTCATCTCCCTGTCGGGGGTGGCGATTGGCGTGTGGGTACTCATCGTTGTCATCGCCGTGATGAGCGGTTTTGACCGCGAACTACGCGAAAAGCTCATGGGCATGCACGCCTATGTTACGGTGACATCGGGTGGCTTGATCGAGCACAGCGACAGACTGCTCCAAACAGTCCTAGAGACGCCGCACGTGAAGGCCGCGTCGCCGTTTGCGATGGGGCTGGTGATGATCGAGTTCGAACGCCGGAGGACGACGCCGTACCTCAAAGGCATTGATCCACAGCGCGAGGTGACGGTCAGCCAACTCGGCTCGTACATCAAGGAAGGTCGCCTCGACCTGATTGGTGACAAAGTAGTTATCGGCCGTGAGTTGGCCTCGCAGTACGGCATTTTCCTCGGTGACAAGATCACGGTCTATTCGCCGCGCAATCTCGAAAAAAAAGGCGAGGAAGTCTATCTCCCGATGGAGTTGACGGTCACCGGCATCTTCGAGTCGGGAATGTATGAGTACGATGTCGGCTTGATCTTCACATCTCTCGAAACCGCACAGGAACTTTACAGTTTGGGCAACGCCATCCACGGGATCGAGATTCGCACGGACGACCCGATCAATGGTTCCCGCGAGGTCGCAGATGCTCTGAACAAACAGCTCGCCCGTCCCCTCCGCGCGCAAACATGGGCGGAACTGAATCGGCGCTTGCTCGGGGCCATCCAGGTTGAAAAAACCACCATGTTTTTCATCTTGATCCTGGTAACGGTCGTCGCCGCATTTTGCATCATGTGCACGCTAATTACTGTCGCCGTACAAAAAACGAGGGAGATTGGTATCATCAAATCACTGGGTGGATCGTCATCAAAAATTTTACGGATCTTTTTATTGCAGGGTTTTTTCGTCGGCGTCGTGGGCATGACCGTAGGGGTCGCGCTGGGCCTGCTGACCATCGAGAATATCAATGTAATTCGGAGTTTTCTCTCGCATGTCTTTGGAGTCGAGTTGTTCCCGCCGGACATTTATAACTTCACCCAGATTCCGGCCTATCTGACCATGCGTGATCTGTTGGTCATCGGGGCTTCCGCTGTTGGAATTTGCACGTTGGGTGGAGTAATCCCAGCGTGGTGGGCTGCGCGCCTCGAACCCGTGGAGGCCCTACGCTATGAGTGA
- a CDS encoding ABC transporter ATP-binding protein, translating into MSEAGEDILVASGLRKNYTLGSQEVEVLRGIDVRVRRGEALVIVGASGAGKSTLLHLLGGLDAPSAGDVSLDGASLFRMPGAARTRLRNERLGFVFQSYNLLPELDALENVCLPALLQSRSRDGVAERGTELLKAVGLAGRMEHRPAELSGGEQQRVAIARALMNRPSLVLADEPTGNLDSKTGESILDLLWRLREDSGTTLVMVTHDEHIATRGERVLEIADGRILE; encoded by the coding sequence ATGAGTGAGGCTGGCGAGGACATTTTGGTTGCGAGCGGACTTCGCAAAAACTACACTCTCGGCTCGCAGGAAGTTGAGGTGTTACGCGGGATCGATGTGCGCGTGCGCCGTGGCGAAGCGCTGGTGATCGTCGGCGCCTCGGGGGCGGGGAAAAGCACGCTGCTGCATTTGCTGGGCGGATTGGATGCGCCATCCGCAGGCGACGTGAGCCTGGATGGCGCTTCGCTTTTTAGGATGCCAGGCGCGGCGCGAACCCGGCTGCGCAACGAGCGGCTGGGGTTCGTCTTCCAGTCGTACAATCTCCTGCCCGAACTGGATGCTTTGGAGAATGTTTGTCTGCCCGCCCTGCTGCAATCGCGGTCGCGCGACGGCGTGGCGGAGCGGGGGACCGAATTGCTGAAGGCTGTGGGTCTCGCCGGGCGCATGGAGCACCGGCCGGCGGAACTGAGCGGCGGTGAACAACAACGCGTGGCGATTGCGCGGGCCTTGATGAATCGGCCCAGCCTGGTGCTGGCGGACGAGCCGACGGGCAACCTGGATTCGAAGACAGGCGAATCGATTCTGGATCTGCTCTGGCGGTTGCGGGAGGATTCGGGGACGACGCTGGTGATGGTGACGCACGAC